The Pseudomonas sp. R4-35-07 nucleotide sequence CAACAGCTTGTTCGCGGGCATCCGTATGCCCCATGTGGTCAACAGGCCATCCAGCTCGGAGTCTACCGCTACGGTTTCGGCCCCCATCTCGCTCACCGGGTCGATGAAAATCATCAGCTTGCCGCCGCTTAAGGCAAACTGCTCGATGGCGTAAAGCGTTTGTTCGGCTAACGCCCTTGGCTGCACCACCATCAAGCTACCTATTGATTGAGGTACCTGAGTGATGTTCGCTGCCAACTCCACCAAGTTGAAATGCTCGCGCATCTGCTCCAGAAGATGTCCGGCGGACTCATTCAACGGCAACCCGGACAGGAGGCCGACGCTGGAACGCTGGGGGTGCATCAATTTATGGATCAGCTGGCTGATTTGATACTCGAGCAACGGCTCGTCGTCGGGGTTGAACGCTTCGATACGTTGCGTGCCCTGGCCGGCACGCGTGCCGATAAGTCCGAGGTATCCCTGTGTGTCATCCAAGCCGAATAAGCTGGCTTTGTAGGCGTCTTCTGAAAAAGGAGTGGGGTCAATAATGTGCAAATTGATCATGCCCTCGGCGGCTGCTTCGAATTCCTGGAGCACGTCTTCTACGCGTTGGCCGAAGCGTTTCATAATGTGGCTTTTCTTCGGTGCAGTAAGCGAGTTGAAATAATACAAGTCCAGCGGGCTATCAAGTGTTGCGAGCAGTTGCCGCGTGGATGGCGATAAGGTGTGAATTTTCTGTTGTGAAAAGTCCCAGCGAATATCGGATAGTTTGTTTATCCAGACCAGATTGAATGCCAGGAACAATAATGATATGACGATCAATGTCATACCCGTACGAAGAGCGGATCGCATCAGCGACTTTCCTTCTCAGCTGTTTTTATAGTTGAGTGTGACAATGGATGCAGAGAGAAAAGCAAGGATCATGCTGACAAAATATAAACAGTCATGAAGTGTTATTTTGCCGTTGTCCATTGAGCTGAAGCGGGAAATCGGGTCAAGCCTCATCACGCTATCAACTATCCAGATCGGTGCCTGATGTTCCAGTGCATCCAGGATTGAAGAAAGCCCGCTGATGGTCAGCAGCAAGCCCATCGTCAATAGGAAAATAACAAGGCGCTGGTGCGTGAGTACACAGATAAAACAACCGGCAGCTAGATAACTTCCTGCCAGCAGCCAGCTTGCCAGAAACTGTGATGCGATTACCCCGTTATCAGGCGTTCCAAGATAATGGGCGGCGATCACTATAGGAAAATTCAACAACAGCGCAGCACTGCATACCGCCCAGGCTGCCAGGAATTTTCCGATCACTCGTTCTGCTGAGGTGACGGGCAGGGTTTTGATCATATTGGAAAATCCGGCGCTGTGTTCATCGGACCACATG carries:
- a CDS encoding ABC transporter permease — its product is MNLLPLIFKRQLASYASTPITYLSVAFFLVLCAALGLHTYRWMERDSSDLQAFFELHPWLYLLLIPSLSMHMWSDEHSAGFSNMIKTLPVTSAERVIGKFLAAWAVCSAALLLNFPIVIAAHYLGTPDNGVIASQFLASWLLAGSYLAAGCFICVLTHQRLVIFLLTMGLLLTISGLSSILDALEHQAPIWIVDSVMRLDPISRFSSMDNGKITLHDCLYFVSMILAFLSASIVTLNYKNS